Proteins encoded within one genomic window of Fragaria vesca subsp. vesca linkage group LG1, FraVesHawaii_1.0, whole genome shotgun sequence:
- the LOC101313161 gene encoding casein kinase II subunit alpha, chloroplastic-like — MAIRPSLEFTVSNHHKLLSPFLLTRPSFFSASPSKPLLLLLLRRIAYSATPLTRPNPHRPQRPLHPPTETLAQKICKSIRRPGAASKARIYSDVNVIRPKEYWDYEALTVQWGEQDDYEVVRKVGRGKYSEVFEGVHCTDNEKCIIKILKPVKKKKIKREIKILQNLCGGPNIVKLLDIVRDQQSKTPSLIFEYVNNTDFKVLYPTLSDYDIRYYIYELLKALDYCHSQGIMHRDVKPHNVMIDHEQRKLRLIDWGLAEFYHPEKEYNVRVASRYFKGPELLVDLQDYDYSLDLWSLGCMFAGMIFRKEPFFYGHDNYDQLVKIAKVLGTDELTTYLHKYRIELDPHLGALVGRHSRKPWTKFINVDNQHLAVPEAIDFVDKLLRYDHQERPTAKEAMAHAYFYPIRNAESSRARTQ, encoded by the exons ATGGCCATAAGGCCCTCCTTGGAATTCACCGTCTCCAACCACCACAAGCTCCTCTCTCCTTTCCTCCTCACCCGCCCTTCCTTCTTCTCCGCTTCTCCCTCCAAGCCTCTCCTCCTCCTCCTCCTCCGCCGCATCGCTTACTCCGCGACTCCCCTCACGCGCCCCAACCCCCACCGCCCTCAGCGGCCGCTCCACCCGCCCACCGAAACCCTGGCGCAGAAGATCTGTAAATCGATTCGCCGCCCCGGCGCCGCCTCCAAGGCCCGGATATACTCCGATGTCAACGTCATCCGCCCCAAGGAGTACTGGGACTACGAAGCCCTCACCGTCCAATGGGG GGAGCAGGACGATTACGAGGTGGTGAGGAAGGTTGGGAGGGGGAAATACAGCGAGGTTTTCGAGGGGGTTCACTGTACAGATAACGAGAAATGTATCATCAAGATTCTCAAGCCTGTTAAAAAGAAGAAG ATTAAGAGGGAGATTAAAATATTGCAGAATCTTTGTGGAGGCCCGAATATTGTGAAGTTGCTTGATATCGTCAGAGACCAGCAATCAAAGACGCCAAGTCTTATTTTTGAATATGTGAATAATACAGATTTTAAAGTGCTGTATCCAACACTTTCAGACTATGACATACGATACTACATCTATGAACTTCTCAAG GCTTTGGATTATTGCCACTCACAAGGTATTATGCATCGAGATGTGAAGCCCCATAACGTTATGATTGATCATGAGCAGCGTAAGCTGCGCCTTATTGATTGGGGCCTTGCAGAGTTCTACCATCCTGAGAAAGAGTATAATGTTCGCGTTGCTTCAAG GTATTTCAAAGGTCCGGAGCTTCTTGTTGATTTACAAGATTATGACTATTCTTTGGACTTGTGGAGTCTCGGTTGTATGTTTGCTGGAATG ATATTTCGTAAGGAGCCATTCTTCTATGGACATGATAACTACGATCAGCTAGTGAAAATAGCGAAG GTACTTGGAACCGATGAATTAACTACTTATCTACACAAGTATCGCATAGAGTTGGATCCACATCTTGGTGCTCTTGTGGGGAG GCATAGCAGGAAACCATGGACAAAATTCATTAATGTTGATAATCAGCATTTAGCAGTTCCTGAG GCCATCGATTTTGTAGACAAGTTGCTACGTTATGATCACCAGGAAAGGCCAACTGCAAAGGAAGCGATG GCCCATGCTTACTTCTACCCAATTAGAAATGCAGAAAGCAGCAGAGCTCGTACCCAATAG